A genomic window from Pecten maximus chromosome 6, xPecMax1.1, whole genome shotgun sequence includes:
- the LOC117329950 gene encoding serine/arginine repetitive matrix protein 2-like: MENIRSGDTTKGRTRSGDTTKVKTRSGDTTKGRTRSGDTTKGRTRSGDTTKGRTRSGDTTKGRTRSGDTTKGRTRSGDTTKGRTRSGDTTKGGTRSGDTTKGRTRSGDTTKGKTRSEESTKGRTRSGDTTKGRTISGDTTKGRTRSGDTTKGRTRSGDTTKGRTRSGDTTKGGTRSRDTTKGRTRSGDTTKVKTRSGDTTKGRTRSGDTTKGRTRSWDTTKGRTRSGDTTKGRTRSGDTTKRKTRCKETTKGKTRSGDTTKGRTRSGDTTKGRTRSWDTTKGRTRSGDTTKGRTRSWDTTKGRTRSGDTTKGRTRSGDTTKGKTRSEDTTKGRTRYGDTTKGKTRSGDTTKGRTRSEDTIKGRTRSGEITNGRTRSGDTTKGRTRSEESTKGKTRSGDTIKGKTRFKETTKGKTRQNLRRPQNKRKDKI, translated from the coding sequence ATGGAAAACATAAGATCTGGGGATACCACAAAAGGAAGGACAAGATCTGGGGATACCACAAAAGTAAAGACAAGATCTGGGGATACCACAAAAGGAAGGACAAGATCTGGGGATACCACAAAAGGAAGGACAAGATCTGGGGATACCACAAAAGGAAGGACAAGATCTGGGGATACCACAAAAGGAAGGACAAGATCAGGGGATACCACAAAAGGAAGGACAAGATCTGGGGATACCACAAAAGGAAGGACAAGATCTGGGGATACCACAAAAGGAGGGACAAGATCTGGGGATACCACAAAAGGAAGGACAAGATCTGGGGATAccacaaaaggaaagacaagaTCTGAGGAGAGCACAAAAGGAAGGACAAGATCTGGGGATACCACAAAAGGAAGGACAATATCTGGGGATACCACAAAAGGAAGGACAAGATCAGGGGATACCACAAAAGGAAGGACAAGATCTGGGGATACCACAAAAGGAAGGACAAGATCTGGGGATACCACAAAAGGAGGGACAAGATCTAGGGATACCACAAAAGGAAGGACAAGATCTGGGGATACCACAAAAGTAAAGACAAGATCTGGGGATACCACAAAAGGAAGGACAAGATCTGGGGATACCACAAAAGGAAGGACAAGATCTTGGGACACCACAAAAGGAAGGACAAGATCTGGGGATACCACAAAAGGAAGGACAAGATCTGGGGATACCACAAAAAGAAAGACAAGATGTAAGGAGAccacaaaaggaaagacaagaTCTGGGGATACCACAAAAGGAAGGACAAGATCTGGGGATACCACAAAAGGAAGGACAAGATCTTGGGACACCACAAAAGGAAGGACAAGATCTGGGGATACCACAAAAGGAAGGACAAGATCTTGGGACACCACAAAAGGAAGGACAAGATCTGGGGATACCACAAAAGGAAGGACAAGATCTGGGGACAccacaaaaggaaagacaagaTCTGAGGATACCACAAAAGGAAGGACAAGATATGGGGATAccacaaaaggaaagacaagaTCTGGGGATACCACAAAAGGAAGGACAAGATCTGAGGATACCATAAAAGGAAGGACAAGATCTGGGGAGATTACAAATGGAAGGACAAGATCTGGGGATACCACAAAAGGAAGGACAAGATCTGAGGAGAgcacaaaaggaaagacaagaTCTGGGGATACCATAAAAGGAAAGACAAGATTTAAGGAGAccacaaaaggaaagacaagaCAAAATCTGAGGAGAccacaaaataaaagaaaagacAAGATTTGA